The Parabacteroides timonensis sequence ATCTTACAACGAATATCATTAAACAGGCCGCTATCGACAAAGCCAGGGTTAAATCCGGTATTCAAGACACCGACAAACTGTATTTCGAAAATTGATTCATCATTGTTTTCATGAGCCACATCAAAATTCCATGAATAGTCATCCACCAATCTATAATTACCACAATTGCCATTGATTATTTCCGCAAAAGCAGCAGCAGCCTCATCATAATAGGTCGTTTGAGAAGTACCGTATTTAGGTTCTATACCGGAACGATAAAGATATGCTTTCCCTAAAAGAGCACATGCAGAAGCCCTGGTTACACGTCCTTTATTCTTTGCGTCCCAATAATCTTTACCGGGAAGTAAATCTTTGGCCTTAATCAAATCACCAATAATGAAATCCCAGGCTTCTTCGGGAGTTGCCTGCGGCTTATATTCATTGGGGGCTTTAGGTAATTCCTTTATTAAAGGAATATTCCTGTAATTGATAAATAAGAAATAGTGCGTGAATGCACGAAGGAAATAAGCCTCACCTAGATAGGCATCATGCTGCTCTTTATTACTAAATTCAAGATCAGTAAGACTTTCAATCATTTGATTAGCCTGCGACGCGGCCGTATACATCAACTGAAACGGCTGTACCAAAGAATAATACGAAGGTGTGAATTCTTCATTGTAGGCACCGGGTACACCGTAGTCTGCCACAGAACAACCTTCATCACTACGGGTTAACATCAAACCAAAACCACAGGCTCCCAGATTACGGGGAGTAGAGATATATCCATAAATACCCAGAACTCCCTTATTACAATTTTCCGGTGTTGTATAAAATGAATTTACATCCATTTGATTCGGATTGACAGATAATTCGTCAAAAATATCTTCACAAGATGTCATCAAACCGGTAATTATAAAGCCGGTGACTAATAGTACTATTTTATGCAAACTTGTTTTCATATTCATTCAAGTATTAGAAAGTTAAATTAAAACCGATATTATATACCCTGGAGTTCATCGTCGCTTCATGAGGACTCTCCTGAGCCTGCCAGAAACCATCCACTCCCCTATCGAATAAAGCGTTAGAACTTACTTCCGGATCATACAGCGGGTATTTTGTGATAGTGAATAGATTTTGTACTCCTGCATATATCCTGAGAACATCGATATGACATTTCTGTAATAATTTCTTGTCGAAAGAGTACCCTATCTGTAGATTCTTACACCTGAAATATGAACCGTCTTCCACATAAAATGTACTTGGCAACGAATTGATTCCCGAACTATTCTTACTATTCAGCTTAGGTGCTTCCGCATTAATATTCTGAGGAGTCCATGAGTTATAAAAGGCATCTTTCAGAATAGCACTATTGGCACCACCAAAATACCAGTCATACTTCATCAAAGCAAAAACATCATTTCCCTGCGTGCCTTGGAAGAAAGCAGTTAAATCCCAATTCTTATAGCCGACATTGATATTCAAACCATAAGTAAAGTCCGGATGAGGATTACCAATAGCCATTTTATCATTTTCATCGATTTTCCCGTCGGGCTTTCCTGTAAGTACCCCGTCCACGCTACCATTATTATCCTGGAAAATAAAGTTTCCGTCATTATCGAATCCTTCGATTACATATCCCCAGAATGTACCGATAGGAAGTCCCGGCTTTGTAATCGTCGGGCGATCGTTGAATGAACCGCTCATCATTACCTCTGCCTTAATAGGTTGTACACCTTCTCCCAAACTTTTTACGTTATTCTTAAGTGCTGAAATATTGGCCGTTACTCCCAAGCTCCAATCTTTCCAGTCGTTACGGTAACCCATAGTAAATTCAAACCCCTTATTTTCTACAGAAGCCGAGTTAAATACGGGTAAATCACCACCATTAGTCATAATGGTCTGTCCGGATGATGCCAACGGAAGTAGCGGAGCAAGCAGGTCATTGTTATCTTTCCAGAAATATTCGGCTGTAAATGAGACTTTATTGTTCAGGAAAGCCATCTCCAGTGCGATATTTTTCGATATAGACTTCTCCCATGTTAAATTCTCCTGAGCGAATTTAGTAACATAACCATTCATCACACTCTCCTGACCAGTCTGGCTTTCACCAAACACAGAGGGGATAGGACCATAAGCCGTAGAAAGAAACGAATAAGGATCGATAAAGTTAGCTCCCAATTCTCCGTAACTAGCTCTTATCTTCATTCTACTGATCCAACCGACAGTAAAGAAATCTTCTTCATGAATATTCCAACCGATTGATACTGACGGAAAATATCCGACCCTGTTTCCTTTGGCAAATTTTGAAGATTTATCGCTACGGATACTAGCAGAAATAAGATACCGATCTTTGTAATCATAATTCAACCGGGCAAAGAAAGAGAGAAGAGCCGAGTTGTATTCTTCACTCGTAATATCCCCTTTCCCGTTGTAAATGGTAATACTGGGACCACCCAGATCCGTAGACCCCGAACCGATTCCCATCATTCTATAATATTCCCTCATCCAGCTGGTTCCGACCATAGCATCGATTGTATGTCCTGCAAATGTATTTTTGTAGGTCAATATATTATCGATAGTATAGTTAAAACGCTGTCCCCGATTTTCCGAGAGGGAGTTGAGAGTTCTGCTGTAATCAGGATCGGCATCGCCATTTGCATCCCAATTAGAATCGAATGCGATGGAGCGTGAATTATTATTTGTAGAGATATAATCGCCACCCAGTACTAATTTATAATCCAAGCCTTTAAAGAGGTTCAATCCGATATTCAAGCTACCTGTCACATTGACCGTCTTATTTCTCCTGACCATGTTGGAATAGGATGCAAAAGGATTAGTCACTTTGCTTTCGTTCACATAAAACTCTCTGCCTGCCGATACATATCTTCCTTCCGCATCTGTCATAGGTACGGTCGGAATACCCATAACCATTCTGACCTGTGGTTCTTTATTGGTGAAAGCGGTTGAAAGTGTTTCACTGACAGTCAGGCGCCCTTTCTTAAAAGTTCCATTTACCCGCGCATTATACTTCTTAAAACCGGAGAACTCCATAATACCTTGCTGGTCAAAATAACCAATACTGGTATTGAATGTAGAATACTCGCCACCTCCGGAGATAGAGGCATTCAGATTATACATAGGCGCATTCCTCAAATAAGCATCCTGCCAGTCCGTATTGATACCCGGATTGGTCGGATTTATATTTTCCGGAGCCTGCGTCTGGTTGCTGGAGTTAGCCACCAACTGCTTGGTATATTCTCGGTGTTCATTTGCATCCAGGAAATCAAGATACTTGGAGGGTGTCTGCAAAGAATAATTTGCCGAAATCTCCACTTTTGCTTTGCCTTTCTGACCATGTTTGGTAGTAATCAGGACCACTCCATTCGCCGCACGCGAACCATAAATAGCAGCAGCAGAACCATCCTTCAATATCTCCATCGACTCGATATCCGAGGGGTTCAATGAGTTCAGCCCATTGTTGGAGAATGCGCCGTCGATTACATACAGAGGCTCTGTTGCACCGAATGTACCGGCTCCGCGCACAATTATTTTAATATCCGCACCAGCTTCTCCTCCTTTTTGCAATACTTCGACACCAGGGGTACGTCCCTGTAATGCGGATGCGACAGAATGCCCGACCTGCTTATTCAATTCCTGAGCAGGCACAGTAGCAACGGAAGCCGTTAAGCTGGATTTCTTTTGTGTACCATAACCTACAACCACGACTTCATCCAGCTGTTCCATATCCTCTTTAAGGGTTATATTGATCTCTTTTCTTCCCTCTACGTTTACGGTCAGAGATTTATAGCCAATAAAACTGACCGACAGGGATGAACCGGAAGACACTTCCAGCATAAATTTACCGTTCAGGTCCGTTATTGTTCCATTAGTGGTTCCTTTTTCCAGGACAGAAGCCCCAATCACAGGATCTCCCCTTTCATCGGTTATCAATCCGGTTATTTTGTATTTACTTCCGGTAGCCGACTGTCTGGAAATAAGGATATGTGATCCTTGTATAGTAAAAGAACAGCCGGAATTTGCCAACAGTGTCTTCATCAAATCATTGACTGTCGTTTCCTCCGAAACCTGAGGAGCCGGACGCGAAGTATCGAGTATTTTCGCATCATAGTCGACAGACATCTTTGTTTGCTTCTCTATCTGTTCAAACGCAGAACGAAGTGAAAGACCGGTTCCGGTAATATGAACCTTTTGATTCTGTGCTTTTGTCAACGGAGCAAAAGCCAGGAACAGGAATGTAATTAATATACATGAAAAGAATTTTGTCTTTTCCGATTGTATTAGAAAGGTAATTCTCATATCTTTGTATGTTATTATTAATATGAATACTATTTGAATATTTATTGAAATGTTTCTGATGGTATTCTATGATTTCAAAATACGGGGAGGAGATTTTGCAGGTCGCTCTCCCCGTTTTTCTTTTGTATATGCTGTGGTCCTCCTCTCTTTTAATTTATACTGATTGTTTTTCCTGTTATCCGGTATCTGAAATCTTCTATCAGATGTTTTAGGATAAGAAGTGCATCTTCTATACTTTCATCCGGATTGAACTTTACATAATAGGTGCGCCCTTTATATTTTTCTGCATTATAATTAATAGTCACATTATATTTACGTTCCAAAGCGGTAGTCAACTCTTCAAAACTTGCATTTTTGAATATCAAGTAACCATCTTTCCAGGCAGATATCTGCTCAGCGTCCACTACGTTGATCGCCACCCGGTGCGTAAGATGGGAATACACTAATTGTTCATTTGGTTTTAATACAGAAGCCGGATTCTTAACCGATTTCGTATCGACCTGTATACTACCCTCTTCCAATGTCGCAATAGTCTCTGCCGCACTTGGATAAGCATTTACACTAAAGATAGTACCCAAAGCCTGAACATCCAGATGTTGTGTACTTACGATAAATGGCTGGTCCGGATTTTTTGCCACATTAAAACAGGCCTCTCCACTCAGGAAAACCGTACGTGTAGCAGCGGTAAATTCGGAAGGATAAATAAGAACAGACCCTGCGTTTACCCAAACGGTAGAGCCATCAGACAATTTAATTTCTTGTTGATCACCATAGGGTACATAAAATTCCGTCAATTTAGGAGATACAATCTTCACCTCTTGCTCTGAGAAATGTTGAGTTACGAGTACTGTCAATAACCAGACAGCAGCTACTGCGGCATATTTCGTCCAGCGTCCTATCCATGTTCTCCGCGATGTTATTTTACGTGTTTCAGTAATCTGATCCTGTATTTCCGACAGTTTATTCCATGTCTGTTCTGATATTTCAGACGGGCTCTCCTCCCATATTTCCCGCAGAGCATCTTCCTTTTCTTCACGATCCTCCTCCAGACGAAACCAGTAACGGAAACGTAACTGGGTATCCTTGGAAAACCGTTTTCCTACAAATAGCCTGATTATATCCTGTATTTCTTTTTTGTGCATGATTATCGCTTTTTATAAAGAAGAAAGCGAACGCAGGTTTTACACACAGTCTAAATTGATCTTTTTTGAAAAAAACAGAATTAATGAAAAAAGAGTAACAGGGCCACCTTCAACATTTTCCTCAAATCTGCCAGGGCTGTAGTCAAATGGTTCTCCACAGTCCGCTTATTTATATTGAGCCGGCTTGCTATTTCTTCATTGCTTAGACCTTCAATCCGGCTCATACGAAAAATCAACTTCCGTTGAGGTGGCATTTGTTCCACCTTAATATTGACCAATGCCTGCAATTCACTCGCGAATAACTGTTCTTCCAGGTCATCGGACACCGAAGGTGACAGAAATTGCGTTGTCCCATACTTCTTTTGCACCAATGAATGGTCATAATAATTATACAATATATTACGCGCCATCTGATAAAGATAAGACTGGAACGACCGTATACCAGAAAGTTTACTTCTGTTATTCCAAAGATTGAAAAAAAGATCCTGTGCCAGGTCTTGCGCGATCTCATCATCGTGTACAAAACCGGCAAAAAAATAAACAAGTTTAGGCTGATATCGCAAAAACAATAACTCAAAAGCTTTTGAGTCACCGTTACTTAACGCCTTTACATACTCATCTTCCTTAGATGTATTAATCATAACAGGTAACTTCTCATCTATCGATAAAACTGTTCATTAATCGTACTAAAACTACTTATGTGGTATTTTATTAGAGGCAAATATAAAAAATAATTGTATCTGGAGGGTCGAACGGCATAAAATAAAAAAGGCTATCCATCACGGACAGCCAATCTTCATTGTTAACCTTAAATCTAATACCATGAAAAACACGATGCAAATATAGAAGTTTTATGTTATGCAGCATAATATTTCACTTGGAAATCTCATTTATTTAACCAGGTTTAACAAATACATGCTATAAAACATCTTTCTAGAACAGTTTTACCTCTTCTAACGCTACTTCATTCTTGCATCGGCTCCCCACATCAGCTTCTCACGAAGTGTCTGATAGAAGGTATGATTATATCTTTTTATCACTTTCGTGGTATAATCGGCTTTCGTTATCGTCAACTGGATACCTGCCGGAAAGACTTCCGAACGACCATCCAAAGAAACCAGAAAGGATTTGTTACGACTTTCAACCCCTAATGTGATCGTATAGTTATCCGGTATGATCAGCGGACGCACATTCAGGGAGTGGGGCGCAACAGGACTCAGTACCAGATTTTTGCTTTGAGGAATGATGATCGGACCGTTCACACTCATAGAGTAAGCAGTCGAACCTGTCGGCGTTGCGATCAACAGACCGTCAGCCTGATAAGATGCCAGGTATTCATCATTCAGGGAAGTATGGATCGTGATCATCGAAGAGGTATCGCGCTTTAGGATCGCAATCTCATTCAAGGCATAATTGTAACCGCGAAATACCCGCCCTTCCGTATAAAGCCGCAACAGCGTGCGTTCTTCTATCTTATAATAGTTCTTGAACAATTCGTCCAGCGTATCCTCTATATCATTACCTCCCACATCGGCAAGAAATCCCAGCCGTCCGGTATTAATACCCAGTATAGGGATATCCTGACGGTTCACACGTGCCGCCGTCCGCAGAAACGTACCGTCGCCACCGACGCTCAGAGCTACATCGAGATCAAAATGATCGTCCGTCAGCAATCCTGCAATGGGAGGTTCATAATTCAAGCCATCAGCTAGAAAATTATAAAAACGGACATCCACATAGATCTCCGCCTCCTGCGATATCAGCTTTTCAAACAGCCGTTTTATCTGACTTTGTTTCTCGACCTGATACTCGCTGCCAAATATGCCTACTTTCATACTTAAATCCGATTAAATATTCATATAATGCAACAACTCGTTCATCCGCTGCTGCAACAGATCATCCACCATCCCTTTTTCCATGAAATAATAGAGGACGGTATAATTGAAACGCTCGAAACTACGGATCACCGGCGAAGCATCCTCCAGGTCGATCTTAATAATAAGATGTAACCTTCCGGTATCTTTATCCGTGTACGAAAGCAGATTCAATACATGCGCATTATTCGATTCGATCAAACGGGCAATATCCGTCAGTGAATAATCCTGCGGCATCACCTCCAGAACAAACACACTGCCCGAAGTTTCGGCATTACATAATTCCGAAAGAATATCGATCAGTTTCTCTCTTGTAATCGCCCCCTGATACTCCCCTTCCGGACTGACCACCGGTAACAGGCTCAACTGGTAGCGAGCGATCAGCGCAAGCGCCTCATGGATATGCGTATTCTCCGTCACACTGGGAGCAAACAGAACCGGCTCGCCAATCGTTGCCGCAGGATCAGGCATAGCCATCAGATCCTTTTCCGAGATCAGGCAACGGTATATCCCCTCGCTCAACAAAGGCAGATGTTTTAACTTAAAATCATCCATCAATGCCAACGCGTATTCCCCTGTGTCAAAACTTTTTAACACGGGAAGTTCCTTCGTTATGAAATCTTTCACCAACATTATTCTGTTAATTCCCTTAATTCTGCTAAATTTGCCGATACTTTTGTGCAAATGTAATGAAAGAAAAAAGATATAACGATATACGATGACAAATTTAAGTGTAAACATTAACAAGGTTGCAACCATCCGTAACGCACGCGGAGGTAACATGCCTGACATTTTAAAAGTAGCTCAAGATTGCGAAAATTTCGGTGCACAAGGAATTACAGTCCATCCACGTCCGGACGAACGACATATCAAATACAGTGACGTGTACGCGTTGAAACCTCTTATCAGGACAGAATTTAACATTGAGGGCTATCCCTGTAACAATTTTATAGACCTGGTATTAAAAGTAAAACCGACACAAGTGACACTGGTTCCGGATGCACCCGATGCCGTCACCTCCAATGCCGGTTGGGATGTAAAGGCTAACTTCGACCTGTTGAGTGAGCTGGTCGATACGTTCACTGCACAGGGAATCCGCACCTCTATCTTCGTTGGAACCGACCTGGCCAACATCGAACTGGCGGCAAAAACAGGTACCGACCGCATCGAACTGTACACAGAGCCTTATGCGACCAATTACCCGGTAAACAAGGAAGAAGCCATCGCTCCTTTCGTTGCTGCCGCACAACTGGCAAAGAATCTGGGAATGGGAGTCAATGCAGGCCACGACCTGAGCCTGGAAAACCTGGCGTGGTTCAGTCAGAACATACCCTGGCTGGAAGAGGTTTCCATCGGTCATGCCCTGATCTGCGACGCGTTGTATCACGGATTGCAGGAGACCATTTCATTATATAAAGCATGCTTGCAACAATAAGAACGAACTAATATTAACGAATAAGTATACAAATCTATGAGTATTTTACTTTCCCTACAGGCAGTAGGGGCACAGACAGCAGAGCAGATGCCGGATCTGACGGCAGTAACAGTCCCCACTGAAGCAGAGATCAATGTAATAGACCTTGCATTCAAAGGAGGGTGGATCATGGTTGTACTATTGCTGTTATCACTAATGGCAGGCTACATCTTCATCCAGCGTTTATTAGTTATCCGCCGTGCGGGTAAAGAAGATCAGAATTTCATGAACCGTATCAAAGACTATATCCACGAAGGGAAAGTGGACTCGGCACTGAACCTGTGCCGTAGCACCAACACCCCTTCCGCCCGTATGATCGAAAAGGGTATCACCCGTCTGGGACGCCCGATGAACGATGTACTCGTTGCCATCGAAAACGTGGGTAACCTGGAAATTGCGAAACTCGAAAAAGGCTTCCCGCTGATCGCTACAACAGCAGCCGGAGCTCCTATGTTGGGTTTCCTCGGAACGGTAACCGGTATGGTACGCGCCTTCTTCGATATGGCGAATGCCGGAACGAACGTTGACGTATCCTTATTGTCCGGAGGTATTTACGAAGCACTTGTAACCACCGTCGGCGGTCTGGTAGTCGGTATCATCACCCTGTTTGCTTACAACTACCTGGTTTCACAGGTCGACAACGTGGTGAACAAGATGGAAGCCCGCACCATGGAATTTATGGATTTATTGAACGAACCGGCTAATTAACAAAACGAATGGCACTAAAACGAAGAACAAAAGTAAACGAAGCCTTCAGCATGGCCTCCATGACCGACGTCATATTCCTGCTGTTGATCTTCTTTATGGTCACCTCTACGGTAGTCATTCCGAATGCCATCAAGGTAACATTGCCGCAGGCGAAGAAGCAGACGGCAGCCAAACCGCTCACGCGGGTTACCATCGATGCCAACCTGAATTACTACGTAGCATTCGGTAACCAGCGGGAAACGCAGGTCACGTTCGACGAGATCACCCCGTTCCTGCAAGACAGTTACGCAAAAGAGCCCGAAATGTTCGTCGCCCTTTATGCAGACGAGACAGTTCCTTATAAAGAAATCGTAAAGATCCTGAACATAGCGAACGAAAACAAATTCAAGATGGTGCTTGCCACCCGTGCGCAGAAATAACAGATATGAAATTCAACAAAGATGACATATACAGTATAACCGGTTCGGTCGCATTTCACCTGGCGATCTTCCTGATCCTGTTGTTCACGGTACTACGTACGGAAATTCCGGAAGAAGACGGGGGTGTCCTTGTCAACTTCGGGAATGTAAACTCCGCCGCCGGTACCTTCGAACCTAAATACACCGGACAGGAACTGCCCCAGGAGACGACCACTCCTCCACCGCCACCCACTCCGCCGGTAGAAACACCGAAAGAGGAAGTGATCACGCAGGACATCGAAGAGAGTGTTGCCATAGCAGATGCTAAAAAGAAAGAAGAGCAACGCAAGAAGGAAGAAGAGCGTAAACGGAAAGAGGAAGAGGATCGTCGCAAACGGGAAGAGGCCGAAAAGAAACGCCTGGAAGAAGAACGTCGCAAGAAAGAACAGGCCATCAGCAACCGTGTTGCCGGAGCATTTGGTATCGGCGGAGCTGAAGGAAACAGCCAGGGCGATGCAGAAAGCGGTACAGGTAACCAGGGAAGTCCGTTCGGTAACTCCGACCACGGAGCCAACGAAGGCGTAGGCGGATACGGTTCATTCAACCTGAACGGTCGTTCTATCGGAGCCGGAGGCTTGCCCCGCCCCGCTTACACGATCCAGGAAGAAGGAAAGATCGTGATCAACATTACAGTAGACCCGAAAGGGAATGTAATATTTACAGAAATAGGTAGAGGTACCAACATCGACAACGCTTCCATGCGTAAAAGTGCGTTGGATGCCGCCAAACGTGCTAAGTTCAATAGCATCAACGGGGCAAACAACCAGAGCGGTACGATAACCTACGTATATAAACTTAAATAAGTGGACAGATGACAGTGGACAGTTGACAGTTTTTGTCGCTAAATTAACTGTCAACTGTCATCTCTCAACTGTCAACTAAAAAAGGAGGTAATATGAAGAAAGCAATTGTATTTTTAGCCAACGGCTTCGAAGAAATGGAAGCCCTGGGCACAGTCGATATCCTGCGCCGCGGAGGTATCGAAGTGACAACTGTTTCCATCACAGACAATCCTGTTGTAACAGGAGCACATAATGTTCCGGTTACCGCTGATACAACGCTGGGAAAAGCAGACCTGGCCGGAGCCGATGCACTTGTACTGCCCGGCGGTATGCCCGGAGCAGCCAACCTGAATGATTCGGAGCCGGTAAAAGAAGTCCTGTTGCAGCAATACCGTGAAGGAAAGATCGTTGCCGCCATCTGTGCAGCTCCGATGGTACTGGGCGGATTGGGATTGCTGAAAGGCCGTAACGCTACCTGCTATCCGGGTTTCGAACCGAAGCTGATCGGAGCTAATACAACCGGTGAAGCTGTTGAAGTTTCCGACAATGTGATTACCGGCAAAGGTCCTGGACTGGTCATTAACTTCGGTCTTGCCCTGGTAGCTGCTATCAAAAGCCAGGCTGTAGCCGAAGAAGTTGCCGCCGGATTGTTGGTTTAATCATCTGAAATAATATTTAAGAGCCGTGATATTACCTGATAATATCGCGGCTTTTTTGTATGTTTGCAGCCGTTTTAGCAAAAGGTAAAAAGGAAAAAGATGAACAACAATTTGAAAGGATTCGTATACGGCATTGCCACTTCGGCTACATTCGGTTTGATACCATTATTTACTTTGCCGCTGATGGCAAAGGGGATGCAGTTCGATTCGATCCTGTTCTACCGTTTCCTTTTTGCATCGATAGCCCTTGTCGGTATCATGGCGGTGAAAAAGGAATCCATGCGTATCGACAAAAAAGATATTCCCGTACTGATATTGCTCGGCTTCTTTTACACGGCATCCGCCATGTTCCTTTTCTGGGGATATAATTTCATGTCGGCAGGGATAGCCACGACATTGCATTTCACCTATCCTATATTCGTCACCCTCCTTATGCTTGTGTTTTTCCGCGAAAAGACATCGTGGGTCACGTTGCTGGCTATCTGCCTGGCTATCTGCGGAGTTGCCCGCCTGTCTATCAACGAGGGAGAAATGAAACTGAGTGCATTGGGTATCTTTATCGTACTGCTTTCGGCTGTCGGGTATGCTCTTTATATCACGACCGTCAATAAATCGAGAGTGCACAATATGACGGGTAGGAAACTGACGTTCTACGTATTCATTGTTAGCACCTTCCTGTTTGCCATCAAAGCAAGTACGAATGAGGGTATACACCCCATTCCCGATGCTATGTCGGTTGTCAACCTGATCCTGCTGGCTATCGTACCAACAGTGATATCCAACATTACGCTCGTACTGGCTGTGCACAATATCGGTGGCACACTCACTGCCGTATTGGGAGCCATGGAACCGGTCACAGCTGTGTTCGTCGGTGTATTGGTATTCGGCGAACTGTTCACATTCAATCTGGCTATCGGTATCCTGCTTATCATCATAGCAGTGACAATGATTATCCTATCCAAAACAATACAAAAAAACCTACGCAATTTACGCAGGGTTCTTTTGCATTATCCCAAACACTGATTATTATTTTTGCTTGTTCATGGCTTTCAATGAATCTTTACCGGCTCTGAACTTAACACTCGTTCAGGAAGTTATCTGGCAGCTTTCTCCCGTGCGGGGATTTCGTCCCAGCCGCTGACTTTGCGCCCACGGACGAAAAGAATCAAAGCCCTGCAGGGTTATCCCTTCCCCGTCGCTTAACCCTTCCGCCATAGCATCCAATACAACATCCACCATCCAACAACAACACTCCGTACATCAGGTATGGGCAGCTACATGTTTTATTAGATCTGTTTTGTTCATTATTTTCTAAAGTTTAAGATGCTACCGCCCCCTTTGTCTGACTAATATGCAATGTATCGCGAGCTGTCACATCGGCGAAGTTACGAATCAGGAGAGATCGGCTGTACTTTCCCTGCCGGCCTTTCGTTTACGAACGACCAACGTTGTCATGTTATCGAAAACATTCTGAGTCATACTTATTCATTTAATGATTCAAATGAACAAATATACGACACAGGAAGTTGCAGCTATAATCCTGTCGTTAAGGCGATTAGTAGTACAGACAATAAGAGGGTGAAGAAAAAGACATTGCGGGCGGTATGGGCTAGGGTCCGGTTGAGTTTGCGGCCTTCAAAGCGGTAAAGT is a genomic window containing:
- a CDS encoding DMT family transporter, encoding MNNNLKGFVYGIATSATFGLIPLFTLPLMAKGMQFDSILFYRFLFASIALVGIMAVKKESMRIDKKDIPVLILLGFFYTASAMFLFWGYNFMSAGIATTLHFTYPIFVTLLMLVFFREKTSWVTLLAICLAICGVARLSINEGEMKLSALGIFIVLLSAVGYALYITTVNKSRVHNMTGRKLTFYVFIVSTFLFAIKASTNEGIHPIPDAMSVVNLILLAIVPTVISNITLVLAVHNIGGTLTAVLGAMEPVTAVFVGVLVFGELFTFNLAIGILLIIIAVTMIILSKTIQKNLRNLRRVLLHYPKH
- a CDS encoding ExbD/TolR family protein; translated protein: MALKRRTKVNEAFSMASMTDVIFLLLIFFMVTSTVVIPNAIKVTLPQAKKQTAAKPLTRVTIDANLNYYVAFGNQRETQVTFDEITPFLQDSYAKEPEMFVALYADETVPYKEIVKILNIANENKFKMVLATRAQK
- a CDS encoding energy transducer TonB family protein, whose product is MKFNKDDIYSITGSVAFHLAIFLILLFTVLRTEIPEEDGGVLVNFGNVNSAAGTFEPKYTGQELPQETTTPPPPPTPPVETPKEEVITQDIEESVAIADAKKKEEQRKKEEERKRKEEEDRRKREEAEKKRLEEERRKKEQAISNRVAGAFGIGGAEGNSQGDAESGTGNQGSPFGNSDHGANEGVGGYGSFNLNGRSIGAGGLPRPAYTIQEEGKIVINITVDPKGNVIFTEIGRGTNIDNASMRKSALDAAKRAKFNSINGANNQSGTITYVYKLK
- a CDS encoding MotA/TolQ/ExbB proton channel family protein; translation: MSILLSLQAVGAQTAEQMPDLTAVTVPTEAEINVIDLAFKGGWIMVVLLLLSLMAGYIFIQRLLVIRRAGKEDQNFMNRIKDYIHEGKVDSALNLCRSTNTPSARMIEKGITRLGRPMNDVLVAIENVGNLEIAKLEKGFPLIATTAAGAPMLGFLGTVTGMVRAFFDMANAGTNVDVSLLSGGIYEALVTTVGGLVVGIITLFAYNYLVSQVDNVVNKMEARTMEFMDLLNEPAN
- a CDS encoding HU family DNA-binding protein, whose amino-acid sequence is MVDVVLDAMAEGLSDGEGITLQGFDSFRPWAQSQRLGRNPRTGESCQITS
- a CDS encoding pyridoxine 5'-phosphate synthase, with translation MTNLSVNINKVATIRNARGGNMPDILKVAQDCENFGAQGITVHPRPDERHIKYSDVYALKPLIRTEFNIEGYPCNNFIDLVLKVKPTQVTLVPDAPDAVTSNAGWDVKANFDLLSELVDTFTAQGIRTSIFVGTDLANIELAAKTGTDRIELYTEPYATNYPVNKEEAIAPFVAAAQLAKNLGMGVNAGHDLSLENLAWFSQNIPWLEEVSIGHALICDALYHGLQETISLYKACLQQ
- a CDS encoding DJ-1 family glyoxalase III — its product is MKKAIVFLANGFEEMEALGTVDILRRGGIEVTTVSITDNPVVTGAHNVPVTADTTLGKADLAGADALVLPGGMPGAANLNDSEPVKEVLLQQYREGKIVAAICAAPMVLGGLGLLKGRNATCYPGFEPKLIGANTTGEAVEVSDNVITGKGPGLVINFGLALVAAIKSQAVAEEVAAGLLV